The genomic stretch TGGCAGTCTACGTTTGCCGTAAGTGAAGCACAATAATATGACCGGTCGGTGTTAGCCGTAAAGGACAACCCTATAAACACAATGGCTGATACAGAAAACAATGTGATGATCCTCTTCATAGTTTTTGTAATAATTAGCCAACAATAAAAGACTGGAATTTCTGTATGCAAATTATATCCACTTCTATCATTCTCCAAACAATATCATATTCCACTTAGCCATTTTGTGGGCAATTGCCCTGCAGCTTACGCCATGCATCCGGCGACAACCGCATTTTTCTTTTAAAGAACCGTACAAAATTTGTAGCGGATTGTTTGCCGCAGAAACCTACAGTAAGGGCAACACACTGAACACTTTCACCCGCCAGCAATAGCATCTTTGATCGTTCAAGTCGCTGTTGCTGCAAATAGGTGTAGGGGCCTACACCATATAACTCTCTGAACCTGGATTTCAACTGGGATTTGTTCATTAGCACTTTTCGGGACAACGCTGCAATAGAATGATGACACTTTACGTCTTTTTCAATTAACCTGGCAGCATTCTCGATCTTCTCTACTTCTGCGCTCATAGGTAGAGACAATTGCATCTCCATAGATTTCATAGCAAGGTTTATTTAATTAAAACGAATTGGTGAGATCCTTCCAGGAACAGGCACGCAATGGCGCAACGAATTGTCTGCCATGCAGCATGCAGTTCCTGGTTGTCTTAATTAATAAATGGGAGATGATCAGAAAAGCTACAAAACAAAAAGTAGTAACCGATGAGGGCCGATTTACTACGCATAATAACACCCTTAAGTTACTCCATTATTATATGCAGATTCGGTAGCGTACCTAAAAATTTAAACAACTACAAGATTCCACTTACAAAAAAAGCCTTCAGATAAATATATAAGTAAGATCCTGAGCGGCTTGGCACTGGTATCGGCAACGATTCCAACATACACCATCACTGCTCAACGTAATTAGGCTCACTATATAGAAAGACTTCTGTAGAACAAACATTTGATCTGCAACCAGTGGGCGTGCCATCCCAACTCTTATCTATATAATATCCTATTCCAACACCAGTTGTTGGCGACTCGGTCTGGCCATGTATAATCGAACAACTACTATTTATGGCTATAGAAGCGCAATAAGCACCTCCATATGGCTTATTTGAAAAAGAAAACATGACAATAACAATAATGGTCGACAAAATCAACGAAATAATCTTTTTCATATGAATAATCGTTTAATGGTTATGGACAAGCGGTTGAATCTTTCCTCCATCAATGAGTGTCTGATTTACAGAATAAAGGAAATGATCACAACTCATGAATGCAAATAAATACACATGTAAATTATCACATCCTACATGTAAGAAGAAATTATTCAATATTCCTGAAAGCCATTATTGTCAATGAGGAAGGAAAAGTAGTATCAATGAGCCACGCAGCAGGGCAGGAGTTTAACCATTCAAATGAATGCTAAGAGCATAAAAAACAAATGTAAGTTAACCTATTAAATAGCAGGAACAGGTAAACAACCCGCTCCCCTACTTCGGCAACTCCGGCCTCCGCATCTTATACTGCGTCGCCGTAATAGCCTCCAGAAACGCCACCAGGTCAGCCTTCTCCGCCTCCGTAAGGTTCAACGGCCGCAGGATAGGATCCGTCTTAGGATACAGGGAATCAGACTTGTCTTTTGATTTCTCATCCAGCTGATGCATCCCTGAATTGTAGATATTGATCACCCCGGTGATATTATCAAACAACCCATTGTGCATCCAGGGGTTGGTCTTCATAACATCGCGTAAGGTGGGGGTGCGGAATTTGCCAACGTCCTTCGGGTCTTTGGTGACCTCATAGCGGCCAAGGTCCTGGTATTTACGACCGTAATAGGTAAGCCCGATATTATGGAACTCCTGATCGGTGAAGAAAGTCCCGTAGTGGCAGTTCATACAGCGGGCTTTTGTCCGGAAAAGATGTAACCCACTGATCTCCTTATCGGACAGGGCGGTGTATTTACCACGTACAAACTCATCAAACCGGGTCTGGCGACTTTTAATAATAGACTCAAACTTAGCGATAGCGCCTAAGATCCTATCGAGGGTAACGCGCTCATCGCCATAGGCTTTCTTAAAGTATTCTTTGTACCCTGCTATGCCATCAATTTTCTCTGCCAGCAGCGGGGTCTCCATGTTCATCTCATGGTGAGCGCTGAGGGGCGCTATAGCCTGATCTTCCAGGCTGCCGCTGCGGCCATCCCAGAAAAAATCCCGATGAATGGCTACGTTGAGCAGCGTAGGCGTATTCCGGGAACCCGGCAGGTGATCATGCCCCAGGGATACCCGACGGCCATCGCCCCAGCCGATCTCAGGATCGTGGCAGCTGCTGCAGGAGATCTGGTTAGAACTGGACAAACGGGGATCAAAAAAGAGGACCTGCCCCAGTTTGATGACCGGGTCGCGGTCAACGAGCAGCCAGGAGCTGTCGTAGGGCATGGCGCCCAGCTCTCTGAAGGCAATGCCTTTGTCGATATCAGGCCTCGGCCATTGCGACACCGGCCTGCTGTATAATTTGCGTAAAGAGTCTTCACGGGAAAGGCGGACATTACGGACCTCAGGAGAAGTAGCGATCCAGGAAACAGTCACCAGGGCGCCGGCCAGCAGTCCAAAAAACTTGATAGGAGTGTTCATACAAACGGACATTAAAAGTTGCAACCGACGGTAACCAAAAAGCTATTATAGTGATTCCCTGTATATTCTGTGTCGAAAGCCCTGGTAAGCATGGTGCTCAATTTTATAAAACCGGTAATATTTTGCTGTATGCTGGTTGCATACCGTACACCCGGCTCCACCTGGACCCGGGGACTGGTAAAATACTCAAATTCCCGGTAAAGATACGAATCCCTGCTGGCTGGCATATTCTGACTGGAAGGCGGTATATAGACCCCATCGTTTTTCGCTGTTCCACTGCCCGCCCCGTAAGCCAGGCCCAGCGAAATACTTAGCTGGTGCTCATCTACCCAAAAATTCTTTGTACCTGCTACCTGGACCCTGAAATAATTCAGGTCCTGCTTCCGGAAATACGGATAACGGATCCCGGTCTGCTGGCGACTGGTATACTGACCGCCGGCCTGCAAAATCCAGCCCGGATTATGGTTGACCAGCCGGCCATAGGCGGTATACTGTACAGACAGGTTGCTGATATCCTGGCTCATCACTTCATTCTGCCCATAATAGACAATAGTAGTGCGTTGCCCCGGCGTGGTCTCAGCACGGTAAACATTTTCATTGTTCGACAATTGCTCATACCCTGCCCGCAGCGAGAACTGGTGAAGCAGGTCGCCTCTCCGGATCGACAGATCGCCCTCGTAAGTATATTCCGTAGCCTCATGCTCCGTAAAAACAATCGTGGTACTGCCCTTCTTCCCCATATACCCCTTGCGCTGGCCATAGCTGGCACGATTCACCAACACCACACCAGGCGCCAGGGTACCGCCCAGGGTCAGGGCTCCGCTATGGGTGTTATTAACAAAGGGACGGGTCTCGCCGGTAATGGCATTGTCGGCAAAACGCTCGGACATTCCAAAGAAAACGCCATAGTTGATAAGCGAAAGGTATTGACGATCCGTATTGCCTACTATCTGGAAACGCAGGCTTTCAATACGGCGGGTATAGCCATATTCAACACCCAGCTCCCAGTTTTCGCCCAGCCGGTAGGCGGCGCCTACCCGGGCATTGATATCTGTCAGGTTATTGACATGGCGGAGGTCGCGCCGCTTGGCATAGTTGGCCGCGGTATAATCCAACTTTGCGCCCAGCGTCAGCCTGGAGCTTACAGCTGCACTGATGGCGCCCACCAGGTTATAATACTCCATCTTTTTGTTACCAGCGGTACTGTCCACCCATTCATCCACATCCAGCGGATGTTTGTACGGATCAATCAGGGCGGAGCCCCCCATATTGCGGCCGTTGAAATTGTCGTACTGCAACTTGCCCTGCACTACAATGCCCGGCCGCAGGCGGTAATAAGATTCGGTGACGGCACTGACCGTATAACTGTTGTCCGACTGGAAATAATTCCGGAAAGGCCCATTGTCCTTCCGGAAACCGAGCA from Candidatus Pseudobacter hemicellulosilyticus encodes the following:
- a CDS encoding AraC family transcriptional regulator, encoding MKSMEMQLSLPMSAEVEKIENAARLIEKDVKCHHSIAALSRKVLMNKSQLKSRFRELYGVGPYTYLQQQRLERSKMLLLAGESVQCVALTVGFCGKQSATNFVRFFKRKMRLSPDAWRKLQGNCPQNG
- a CDS encoding cytochrome c peroxidase, yielding MNTPIKFFGLLAGALVTVSWIATSPEVRNVRLSREDSLRKLYSRPVSQWPRPDIDKGIAFRELGAMPYDSSWLLVDRDPVIKLGQVLFFDPRLSSSNQISCSSCHDPEIGWGDGRRVSLGHDHLPGSRNTPTLLNVAIHRDFFWDGRSGSLEDQAIAPLSAHHEMNMETPLLAEKIDGIAGYKEYFKKAYGDERVTLDRILGAIAKFESIIKSRQTRFDEFVRGKYTALSDKEISGLHLFRTKARCMNCHYGTFFTDQEFHNIGLTYYGRKYQDLGRYEVTKDPKDVGKFRTPTLRDVMKTNPWMHNGLFDNITGVINIYNSGMHQLDEKSKDKSDSLYPKTDPILRPLNLTEAEKADLVAFLEAITATQYKMRRPELPK